One segment of Rosa chinensis cultivar Old Blush chromosome 6, RchiOBHm-V2, whole genome shotgun sequence DNA contains the following:
- the LOC112170514 gene encoding methylmalonate-semialdehyde dehydrogenase [acylating], mitochondrial — translation MLQLSIPRVRNLKAFRATIFAVRSSHFSTAAEPSSSSTPPRVPNLIGGAFVNSQSSASIDVINPATQQVVSQVPLTTNEEFKAAVSSAKKAFQSWRHTPVTTRQRVMFKLQELIRRDIDKLALNITTEQGKTLKDAHGDVFRGLEVVEHACGTATLQMGEYVSNVSNGIDTYSIREPLGVCAGICPFNFPAMIPLWMFPIAVACGNTFILKPSEKDPGASVLLAELAMEAGLPDGVLNIVHGTNDIVNAICDDDDIRAVSFVGSNTAGMHIYSRASAKGKRVQSNMGAKNHGIVMPDASPDATLSALVAAGFGAAGQRCMALSTVVFVGGSKSWENKLVEYGKSLKVSSGTEPDADLGPVISKQAKERICNLIQSGVESGAKLLLDGRDIVVPGYEHGNFIGPTILSNVTADMECYKEEIFGPVLLCLEADSLEEAISIVNRNRYGNGASIFTTSGVAARKFQTEIEAGQVGINVPIPVPLPFFSFTGSKASFAGDLNFYGKAGVNFFTQIKTVTQQWKSLPGSNVVNLAMPTSQKA, via the exons ATGTTGCAGctttcaattccaagag TGAGAAATCTCAAGGCTTTTAGAGCGACGATCTTTGCTGTCCGTAGCTCTCATTTCTCCACAGCGGCCGAGCCATCCTCGTCTTCTACTCCTCCG AGAGTTCCCAATCTAATTGGAGGTGCTTTTGTTAATTCACAATCCTCTGCGTCCATAGATGTCATAAATCCT gcCACGCAACAAGTTGTTTCGCAAGTTCCGTTGACCACAAATGAAGAGTTCAAAGCCGCAGTGTCTTCAGCAAAGAAGGCTTTTCAGTCGTGGCGTCACACACCGGTTACGACACGTCAGCGTGTCATGTTTAAGCTGCAAGAGCTTATCCGGAGAGATATT gacAAGTTAGCTTTGAATATTACTACAGAACAGGGGAAGACGTTAAAGGATGCGCATGGTGATGTGTTTCGTGGGCTAG AGGTGGTAGAACATGCATGTGGCACAGCGACTCTTCAAATGGGGGAATATGTTTCTAATGTATCAAATGGAATTGACACGTATAGCATTAGAGAGCCACTTGGTGTTTGTGCCGGGATTTGTCCGTTCAACTTTCCGGCAATGATTCCATTATGG ATGTTCCCAATTGCAGTTGCCTGTGGGAATACCTTTATCCTAAAGCCATCAGAAAAAGATCCAG GTGCTTCTGTACTGCTAGCAGAGTTGGCAATGGAGGCTGGGTTGCCTGATGGTGTCTTAAATATTGTTCATGGAACCAAT GATATTGTTAATGCAatttgtgatgatgatgatatcaGAGCTGTATCATTTGTGGGTTCTAATACA GCTGGCATGCACATATATTCAAGAGCATCAGCTAAAGGGAAACGCGTTCAG TCCAATATGGGGGCAAAAAATCATGGGATTGTCATGCCTGATGCAAGTCCTGATGCTACTTTGAGTGCTCTAGTTGCCGCTGGTTTTGGTGCTGCAGGACAGAGGTGCATGGCACTCAGCACAGTTGTTTTCGTTGGAGGTTCAAAGTCATG GGAGAATAAACTTGTGGAGTACGGAAAATCACTGAAAGTAAGTTCAGGAACAGAACCTGATGCTGACCTTGGTCCTGTGATTAGCAAGCAA GCCAAGGAGCGCATATGCAATCTAATCCAATCTGGTGTTGAAAGTGGTGCCAAGCTACTGCTGGATGGGCGAGATATAGTG GTCCCAGGTTATGAGCATGGCAATTTTATTGGCCCTACTATCTTATCAAATGTTACAGCTGACATGGAGTGCTACAAG GAAGAAATTTTTGGTCCAGTTCTTCTTTGCTTGGAG GCTGACAGTCTAGAAGAGGCAATAAGCATTGTTAACAGAAACAG ATATGGCAATGGCGCTTCTATATTTACTACATCTGGGGTAGCTGCTAGGAAATTTCAGACGGAGATTGAGGCTGGGCAG GTTGGTATCAACGTTCCTATTCCAGTTCCCTTGCCCTTTTTCTCATTTACTGGCAGCAAGGCATCTTTTGCAGGGGATTTGAACTTCTATG GCAAGGCAGGTGTTAACTTTTTCACCCAGATCAAAACAGTAACCCAGCAGTGGAAAAGTTTACCAGGCAGCAATGTAGTTAATCTTGCCATGCCAACTTCTCAAAAGGCATAG
- the LOC112170515 gene encoding receptor expression-enhancing protein 4, with amino-acid sequence MGLLGLVGFALQCFGVLAWPLFALGYPLCSSIRAIETNSITDTHKINTYWVVFSLILLFEHAFMKFLEWFLLWPYIRLLIVFFLVMPHFDGALYVYKHLICPCLSMDPQIVINSFNKRKESFVRDNFLSEVERYVKENGPESLEKFIPCKSTRTNLDVQEFNAVSSMDNEASKSLKPNDRQNDIKAVPVTAKKKQTTATQAEPNLTVNEDGFSSRKMNEKVIEVAADREILKTPPPMRVQKEWTTVNPVQSQTNATLNSPLGDNKHKATYEALNIKNEAEPKLTCPENRTVAGIEDPESPKEVQKEWTCALCQVTTSSESILNSHLQGRRHKAAYEALKARNQAFVSKIAPASSAETSNQPNKEPGKSIPSSGSKQKVPVSENVQGQKNSSPAQITKKHHKQKEERADGVSSNGQKGKIPIHVEKVQSQQTKPNKVPRVKSSLWCTICSIRCPGEIDLLSHLKGKKHKEKVQELQENLIKPRDPL; translated from the exons ATGGGCTTACTGGGTCTTGTTGGATTTGCGCTCCAATGCTTTGGTGTTCTTGCATG GCCTCTCTTTGCTCTCGGCTATCCTCT GTGTTCTTCCATTAGAGCAATCGAGACAAATTCCATTACAGATACTCACAAGATAAATACGTATTGGGTTGTCTTCTCATTGATCTTGCTATTTGAGCATGCTTTTATGAAGTTTCTTGAATG GTTCCTGCTATGGCCATACATTAGGCTACTGATTGTCTTCTTTTTGGTGATGCCCCATTTTGATGGTGCTTTATATGTCTATAAACACCTTATATGTCCATGCCTCTCCATGGATCCCCAAATTGTTATCAACTCGTTCAACAAGCGGAAGGAGTCCTTTGTGAGGGATAACTTTCTCTCTGAGGTGGAGAGATATGTAAAGGAAAATGGACCTGAAAGTTTGGAAAAATTTATTCCTTGCAAG TCAACAAGGACAAATCTCGATGTACAAGAGTTCAATGCAGTTTCATCCATGGATAATGAAGCG TCAAAATCCTTAAAGCCGAATGATCGACAGAATGATATCAAAGCTGTGCCGGTAACGGCAAAAAAGAAGCAAACAACTGCTACTCAA GCAGAGCCTAATCTCACTGTGAATGAAGATGGATTTTCTTCTAGGAAGATGAATGAAAAAGTCATCGAAGTTGCAGCCGACAGGGAAATTCTGAAGACTCCGCCTCCAATGAGAGTCCAGAAGGAGTGGACCACAGTCAATCCGGTGCAAAGTCAAACTAATGCAACTTTGAATTCCCCTCTCGGTGATAATAAACACAAGGCTACATACGAGGCACTGAACATAAAGAATGAGGCAGAGCCTAAGCTCACTTGCCCTGAAAACCGTACTGTTGCAGGTATAGAAGATCCAGAGTCTCCTAAAGAAGTCCAGAAAGAGTGGACTTGTGCTCTTTGTCAGGTAACTACTTCAAGTGAAAGCATTTTGAATTCCCACCTGCAAGGGAGAAGACACAAGGCAGCATATGAGGCACTGAAAGCAAGGAACCAGGCATTTGTGTCCAAGATTGCCCCAGCTTCAAGTGCAGAAACATCCAATCAACCGAATAAGGAGCCAGGAAAGAGTATTCCGAGCAGTGGATCAAAACAAAAAGTTCCTGTAAGTGAAAATGTGCAAGGCCAGAAAAATAGTAGTCCAGCTCAAATCACAAAGAAGCACCACAAACAGAAAGAGGAGCGCGCAGACGGTGTATCCAGCAATGGCCAGAAAGGGAAAATTCCTATACACGTCGAGAAGGTACAAAGTCAACAAACGAAGCCAAATAAAGTTCCAAGGGTGAAGAGTTCTTTGTGGTGCACAATTTGTAGCATACGCTGTCCTGGTGAGATTGACTTGCTGTCTCATCTCAAGGGAAAAAAACACAAGGAAAAGGTGCAAGAACTACAAGAGAACCTAATCAAGCCCAGGGACCCTTTGTAA